CGCTCATCCGCGACTGCCCTCGCTTGAGTTCTCCTCAGTCTATTTGTCAAAGATCGATGGTCAACTTCTCTTCCAACCCCACCAACTTCTCAATAAACCCGGTTGGATTTTTACAGATTGAGTTCTGCGACACGCTCTAATTATCTTGCGGGACAGCAATCGGAAAATCCTGTCGCCATTGCGGCTGCTCAATTTCGGGCCGGCCATCCGGTGCTGTCGTGAGTGTTTCGATGTCAACTTTCGGCATAAATATCTAACCTTTTTCGAATGAAGAAATTGAGAATACTTTTTCACCTTGTCCCGTGTCCTCGTGTCCACATAAGTGCCAGGATAAGAAACCTCGTGTCCTTTCCGTTGGTATTGAATGACGCCCTTGTCGGGCTTGGGTCTCGTTGTGGGCTGTGACCGTGGGCTTCGCACCACGGCTATTACACGACGACCCTGCGGGCCTGAAATCCTTATCCTGGCGCTTATGCCCCCTTGTCCCCCCTGTCACTTTGTCACCTTGTCACTTTGTCACCTTGTCACTTTGTCACCTTGTCCCCCTGTCATCTGTGTCAAATGCCAATCGCGTCCATCAGCATTTCAAGCGTGAAGCTCTGATCAACCGGTTGTTCATTCATGGCGTCGGTCACATTCAGATGCTGGATTGGATTATCTTTGGGAAACAGCATGTTGACCTTGGTGGTAATCACCTGCTGTCCAAACTGAAAGCGGTTATTGGAAACTGACCGCGGTCGAATCTGTTCGATTTCCTCACGTGTACCGAAAAACAGCGCCTGACTTGGGCATACGGTGGCACACATTGGCTTTTTCCCAACTGATGTCCGGTCGTAACACATATCGCACTTCATCATCAGTTCAAACTCGGTCTTCATTTTCGGGACGCCAAACGGACAGGCCAGAACACAGTTGCTACAGGCAATACACCGGGGCTTGCGTGCGGTTTGAACCACGCCATCTTCGGTTACCTTGATCGCATCAGCCGGACAGACTTCAGCACAGGTCGGCGTGTTGCAGTGCATACACACGACCGGCGTGGTCTGAACCGAGATCGCCCGGTCAACATATTCGAGGTGGATCATCGGGTGTCCTTTGTGGGTATCGCATTCACCACACGCCTGGACGCACGATTGACATCCGATACAGCGATTCGGATCAATGAAAAATTCCATGTGTTCGGGCACTGGCATAGGCAATCCTTGGTTAGGGTTTAGGATTCAGAGGTTTAAACAAAAGGACATAAAGGGCGAACGGGACATAAAGGACAAAAATTCGAAGACCCGGAACCCGGAACCCTAATCCCTGGCTTTAAACACTTTCACCGCACAGACCTTGTATTCCGGGATTTTAGAAATTGGATCCTGGGCGGAAATGGTGAGCTGGTTGGCGCTTTGCCGGCCAGCCCAGTGATAGGGAATAAACACCGTATCAGGCCGAATCGTGGTTACAACGTGGGCTTTGAGTGTGCAATTGCCACGACGTGATTCGACAGTGGTTAAATCACCATTGGCGATGCCCAGTTTTTCGGCCA
This genomic stretch from Acidobacteriota bacterium harbors:
- a CDS encoding 4Fe-4S binding protein: MPVPEHMEFFIDPNRCIGCQSCVQACGECDTHKGHPMIHLEYVDRAISVQTTPVVCMHCNTPTCAEVCPADAIKVTEDGVVQTARKPRCIACSNCVLACPFGVPKMKTEFELMMKCDMCYDRTSVGKKPMCATVCPSQALFFGTREEIEQIRPRSVSNNRFQFGQQVITTKVNMLFPKDNPIQHLNVTDAMNEQPVDQSFTLEMLMDAIGI